In Kangiella koreensis DSM 16069, a single window of DNA contains:
- a CDS encoding RDD family protein — protein sequence MSKPKSTSASEPLVTTPAPLTKKLGAWLYDALICVAIWFLWGLFTFPLIRWLLGVEDMQIDTGWQDTLTYKIYSVLPTFLILFYFVGSHVRFGQTVGMSSWKLMLVQNNGKPVTLGQAMLRDVTAVFGIGMLLSLFNSKKLGWHDMLSGTRVVALPDKQKD from the coding sequence ATGTCCAAACCCAAGTCTACATCAGCATCAGAACCATTAGTCACGACACCAGCACCGCTGACCAAGAAATTAGGAGCTTGGCTTTATGATGCGCTTATTTGTGTGGCCATCTGGTTTTTATGGGGTTTGTTTACTTTCCCGTTGATCCGCTGGTTGCTGGGCGTTGAAGACATGCAAATTGATACCGGCTGGCAGGATACACTGACCTATAAAATCTACTCAGTTCTACCAACCTTCTTAATTCTATTTTACTTTGTCGGTTCACACGTCCGTTTTGGCCAAACTGTTGGCATGAGTTCGTGGAAACTGATGCTGGTACAAAATAATGGTAAACCGGTGACACTGGGGCAAGCGATGCTTCGTGATGTCACGGCCGTATTTGGCATTGGCATGTTACTTAGTCTGTTTAATAGTAAAAAGCTCGGTTGGCATGACATGCTCAGTGGTACTCGAGTTGTTGCCTTGCCTGACAAGCAAAAAGACTAA
- a CDS encoding class I SAM-dependent methyltransferase, giving the protein MNGFTRYALKNLKSTGSIAPSSRFLAKKIAKSIPPTAKTLIELGAGDGVITRHLLATMNPDAQLTAYELSDQLLPLLQGIQHPGFSINNHSALELTNDFAADSVDFVLSCLPIALFDEKMKRDLLQQIHQVLSPNGLFVQYQYLPKDRKLIREYFPETKSKWTALNIPPSFVYIAKPAK; this is encoded by the coding sequence ATGAACGGGTTTACCCGATACGCCCTGAAAAATTTGAAAAGTACAGGAAGCATTGCGCCGAGCTCCCGCTTTCTGGCTAAAAAAATTGCCAAAAGTATTCCACCCACAGCTAAAACCCTGATTGAGTTAGGTGCAGGTGACGGTGTTATTACTCGCCATTTATTAGCTACCATGAATCCTGATGCTCAGCTGACTGCCTACGAACTATCAGACCAATTACTCCCTCTACTCCAGGGAATTCAACATCCTGGCTTTAGCATCAACAATCATTCCGCCCTTGAGCTAACCAATGACTTTGCCGCAGACAGCGTCGATTTTGTGCTTTCCTGTCTGCCAATTGCTTTGTTCGATGAAAAAATGAAGCGCGACCTATTGCAGCAGATTCATCAAGTGCTGTCGCCGAATGGATTGTTTGTGCAATATCAGTACCTGCCCAAAGATAGGAAACTGATCAGAGAGTATTTCCCAGAGACGAAGTCCAAGTGGACTGCACTCAATATCCCGCCCTCATTCGTCTATATCGCCAAACCGGCAAAATAA
- the lptG gene encoding LPS export ABC transporter permease LptG: MNILRFYIGKTILATSVMTLFTLAIIRVLFSLIDESGDFGKGSYQFVDGLAYSLLLSPQYIYEFFPMAILIGSIAGLGLLASHSELTVMRAAGKTTMQIVGSALSYGLILIAFAIFLGEYVAPKTTRMAEDIRNRAILGEQLLKAEQGVWVKDGSKMVHIDEMLGSDRMDGVSIYQFDSQQKLESIIHAPSALISEGVWRLQNGYQSYLTDTGINRERFDAMEWRTNIQMDNLSVLSDDPETLDIMSLYRYREYLANNGLDTQSYDLAFWRKIIQPLSTAIMIVLAASFVFGPMRSVSMGARVLVGVLTGMAYFFAVRTFGPVSLVFGMPAFFGAILPPAIFAAGAWYLLRKAG, from the coding sequence ATGAATATTCTTCGCTTTTATATTGGTAAAACCATATTAGCCACCTCAGTGATGACCTTGTTCACCTTGGCGATCATTCGTGTATTGTTTTCATTGATTGATGAGAGCGGCGATTTCGGTAAAGGCAGTTATCAATTTGTCGATGGGTTAGCGTATTCGTTATTACTTTCGCCCCAGTATATTTATGAGTTTTTCCCGATGGCGATTTTGATTGGCTCAATCGCTGGCCTCGGCTTACTGGCTTCTCATAGTGAGTTGACGGTTATGCGTGCCGCAGGCAAGACGACCATGCAAATCGTTGGCTCTGCTTTGAGTTATGGTTTGATCCTAATCGCTTTTGCAATTTTTCTCGGTGAATACGTCGCACCAAAAACCACCCGTATGGCGGAAGACATTCGAAATCGTGCCATTTTAGGTGAGCAGTTGCTTAAAGCCGAGCAAGGGGTTTGGGTTAAAGACGGGAGCAAAATGGTTCATATCGATGAAATGCTGGGAAGTGATCGGATGGATGGTGTGTCAATATATCAATTCGATTCTCAACAAAAGCTTGAGTCGATTATCCATGCTCCAAGCGCACTGATTTCGGAAGGTGTGTGGCGACTACAAAATGGTTACCAGTCCTACCTGACTGACACTGGCATCAATCGAGAACGCTTCGATGCTATGGAGTGGCGCACCAATATTCAGATGGATAACTTATCGGTTTTAAGCGATGACCCGGAAACTCTGGATATTATGAGTTTATATCGTTACCGTGAATATCTGGCCAACAATGGTCTGGATACCCAGAGTTATGATCTGGCTTTTTGGCGCAAAATTATTCAACCGTTGAGCACTGCTATTATGATTGTGCTGGCCGCTTCGTTTGTGTTTGGACCGATGCGCAGTGTTTCTATGGGCGCCAGAGTTTTAGTTGGCGTGCTAACCGGAATGGCTTACTTTTTTGCAGTGAGAACCTTTGGTCCAGTTAGCTTGGTATTCGGTATGCCCGCCTTTTTTGGGGCTATTTTGCCACCGGCGATATTTGCGGCTGGTGCCTGGTATCTGCTTCGAAAGGCAGGCTAG
- a CDS encoding DNA polymerase III subunit chi, which translates to MTQVEFHILESQPGEEAYLRLVGQCVKSLYKQGRKVYIHAHDEKQAHAVDEYLWALDLNEFIPHNMVGEGPAKAPPVQIGFNQPPEEQHDCLINLSRDVQPFFSYFLKCYEIVPNEDEHKESARERYKYYRGHGYPLQHKKH; encoded by the coding sequence ATGACCCAGGTCGAGTTTCATATACTTGAAAGCCAACCAGGCGAAGAAGCTTATCTTCGTTTGGTTGGCCAATGTGTCAAAAGCCTTTATAAACAAGGCCGAAAAGTTTATATCCATGCTCATGATGAAAAGCAGGCGCATGCCGTTGACGAATATTTATGGGCATTGGATCTAAATGAGTTTATTCCTCATAACATGGTAGGCGAAGGTCCTGCAAAAGCACCGCCGGTTCAGATAGGTTTTAACCAGCCTCCCGAGGAACAACATGACTGTCTGATCAATCTTTCGCGTGACGTGCAGCCATTTTTCAGTTATTTTCTGAAGTGCTACGAAATAGTCCCGAACGAAGACGAGCATAAAGAAAGCGCTAGAGAGCGTTACAAATACTATCGCGGCCACGGCTATCCTTTGCAGCATAAAAAACATTAG
- the lptF gene encoding LPS export ABC transporter permease LptF codes for MILSRYLNREVLTSTTAILGVLFAIFMSQRIVKYLAQAAAGDISGSMVWQMVGLYSPILIGFLLPLAFFLGCLLAFSRLYVDSEMAVLRSVGVSERFLIRMLAPAALFIAVVGGAVTLWLSPQANELTYQIRDEHASKLELSMLTPGHFQMFQQGQGVVYADSSERSTKLGNFFLAEMPSEMNPNTRIISAQSAERFYDESLDKNFLQLNDGHVYELDGNQQVSKVTRFERYFARLDAERSIVSRRKISATSTPELLASGDGASWAEFHWRLAVPISVPLFMFLAIPLSRVRPREGKFAKMLPALMVYIGYIVLIVVFRRALESEQIPGWLGFIPIYLVMAFLAARLLYLHGRSNSPKAKNQETNDEVAK; via the coding sequence TTGATTTTAAGTCGTTATTTAAATCGCGAAGTGTTAACCAGCACCACCGCCATTCTGGGGGTGCTCTTCGCCATTTTTATGAGTCAGCGCATCGTGAAATATCTGGCGCAGGCAGCGGCTGGTGATATTTCTGGCTCAATGGTCTGGCAAATGGTTGGTCTATATAGTCCGATCTTGATCGGTTTCCTGTTACCACTGGCTTTTTTCCTCGGTTGCTTACTGGCGTTCAGCCGCTTATATGTCGACAGCGAAATGGCAGTGTTACGTTCGGTTGGTGTTAGCGAACGTTTTTTAATCAGGATGCTTGCGCCAGCTGCTCTTTTTATTGCCGTCGTTGGGGGCGCCGTCACTCTATGGCTATCGCCTCAAGCCAATGAGCTGACCTACCAAATTCGTGATGAGCACGCCAGCAAGTTAGAACTCAGTATGTTGACACCAGGCCACTTTCAGATGTTCCAGCAAGGTCAAGGGGTGGTATATGCCGATTCTTCGGAGCGCTCAACCAAGTTAGGTAACTTTTTTCTGGCTGAAATGCCAAGTGAAATGAATCCCAATACACGTATTATCTCAGCGCAAAGCGCCGAGCGTTTTTATGATGAGTCACTCGATAAAAACTTCCTGCAGCTGAATGATGGGCATGTGTATGAGCTTGATGGCAATCAGCAAGTAAGCAAGGTAACCCGCTTCGAGCGCTATTTTGCCCGTCTTGATGCTGAGCGCAGTATTGTTTCTCGTCGTAAAATCAGTGCAACTTCCACTCCGGAGCTATTAGCCAGTGGTGATGGCGCCAGTTGGGCTGAGTTTCATTGGCGTTTGGCCGTTCCCATCTCAGTACCATTATTTATGTTTCTGGCTATTCCGCTAAGCCGTGTGCGCCCAAGAGAGGGCAAGTTCGCCAAAATGCTTCCCGCACTAATGGTATACATTGGTTATATCGTGCTGATTGTTGTTTTCCGACGCGCACTTGAATCCGAACAAATTCCTGGCTGGCTCGGCTTTATCCCCATTTATTTGGTGATGGCATTTTTAGCGGCAAGGTTGCTCTATCTGCATGGCAGGTCTAATTCTCCCAAAGCCAAAAACCAGGAAACCAATGATGAGGTGGCGAAATAA
- a CDS encoding valine--tRNA ligase: MEKAYDPKSIEQNLYKTWEESDYFSPKGGDDSYCIMIPPPNVTGSLHMGHAFQHTIMDALTRYHRMKGDNTLWQPGSDHAGIATQMVVERLLDKEGKSRHDLGREAFIDKVWEWKEESGGTISRQMRRLGDSCDWSREAFTMDDDLSNAVLEVFVRLHEEGLIYRGQRLVNWDPKLLTAVSDLEVESHEEDGHLWHLKYPLSDGSGHLVVATTRPETMLGDTAVAVHPEDERYQHLIGKTIKLPLTDREIPIIADDYVEKDFGSGCVKITPAHDFNDYEMGQRHNLEMINILTPTAHISDAAPEAYRGMDRYEARKKIVEDFEQLGLLEKIEPHKLKVPRGDRSGVVIEPYLTDQWYVKIAPLAEPALKAVKDGDIKFVPDNWSNTYYHWMENIQDWCISRQLWWGHQIPAWYDKDDNVYVGRSEEEVRQKHNLGDIELRRDEDVLDTWFSSALWPFATLGWPQETPELKTFLPTSVLVTGFDIIFFWVARMIMMGLKFTGEVPFKEIYITGLIRDEHGQKMSKSKGNVLDPIDIIDGIDIDSLVAKRTTGMMNPKDAEKVSKRTRKQFPEGIAPYGTDAMRFTFCAMASTSRDINFDLNRVEGYRNFCNKIWNAARYVLMNTEEQDTGVNGGEITLSVADRWIQSELQKTITEYEKAIVNYRFDLASNALYEFTWNTYCDWYLELSKPILYGDEYSEAEKRGTRHTLVSVLESLMRLLHPFMPFITEEIWQRVAPLTGINTKEQTSIMLQPFPEVQTNLVDEQSDQDIEWLKKIIVGVRNIRGEMNIAPGKPLTVLFRNGSEQDKTRLESYQNFLSKLAKLESIEWLQAGQEAPMSATALAGKMEILIPMAGLIDVEQEMARLNKEKEKLGKEQQRISGKLSNKNFTDKAPEAVVNKEKEKLEDIESTLSKVAEQMKQLESL, translated from the coding sequence ATGGAAAAAGCATACGACCCGAAATCGATCGAACAAAACTTGTACAAAACTTGGGAAGAAAGCGATTACTTTTCCCCGAAAGGTGGTGACGATAGCTACTGCATAATGATCCCACCGCCCAATGTCACGGGTAGTTTGCACATGGGTCATGCTTTCCAGCATACGATTATGGATGCGCTGACTCGCTATCACCGCATGAAAGGCGACAATACCTTGTGGCAGCCTGGTTCTGACCATGCAGGTATTGCGACTCAGATGGTGGTCGAACGCTTACTGGATAAGGAAGGTAAAAGCCGTCATGACTTAGGTCGAGAAGCTTTTATCGACAAAGTCTGGGAATGGAAAGAAGAATCTGGTGGTACCATTTCCCGCCAAATGCGTCGCTTGGGCGACTCCTGCGATTGGTCACGCGAAGCATTCACTATGGATGACGACCTTTCCAATGCCGTTTTAGAGGTTTTTGTTCGTCTGCACGAAGAAGGTTTAATTTACCGCGGCCAACGTCTGGTCAACTGGGATCCTAAACTGCTCACCGCAGTATCCGATCTGGAAGTAGAGTCCCACGAAGAAGATGGTCACTTGTGGCACCTCAAGTACCCACTGTCTGATGGTTCCGGTCATTTAGTGGTTGCGACCACCCGCCCAGAAACCATGTTAGGTGATACCGCTGTTGCGGTTCATCCGGAAGATGAGCGCTATCAACATTTGATTGGCAAAACGATTAAACTGCCTTTGACCGATCGGGAAATACCAATCATTGCCGATGATTATGTTGAAAAAGATTTTGGTTCTGGCTGTGTAAAAATCACGCCGGCTCATGACTTTAATGATTATGAGATGGGTCAACGCCATAATCTAGAAATGATCAATATTCTTACACCAACCGCTCACATTAGTGATGCCGCACCAGAAGCTTATCGCGGCATGGATCGCTATGAAGCGCGTAAGAAAATCGTTGAAGATTTTGAGCAACTAGGCTTACTGGAAAAAATCGAGCCTCATAAATTAAAAGTGCCACGTGGCGACCGAAGCGGTGTTGTCATTGAACCTTATCTAACGGATCAATGGTACGTCAAAATTGCACCACTGGCTGAACCTGCTCTAAAAGCGGTTAAAGATGGCGATATCAAATTCGTTCCGGATAACTGGTCTAACACTTATTACCACTGGATGGAAAACATTCAGGACTGGTGTATCAGTCGCCAGCTTTGGTGGGGACATCAAATCCCGGCCTGGTATGACAAAGACGATAATGTTTACGTCGGACGCAGCGAAGAAGAAGTTCGTCAGAAACATAACCTTGGTGATATCGAATTACGTCGCGACGAAGACGTGCTTGATACCTGGTTCTCCTCTGCCCTTTGGCCATTCGCTACATTAGGTTGGCCACAGGAGACTCCAGAGCTTAAAACCTTCCTGCCGACCAGTGTTCTGGTAACCGGTTTCGACATTATTTTCTTCTGGGTTGCCCGCATGATTATGATGGGCTTGAAGTTTACTGGCGAAGTGCCTTTCAAAGAAATCTATATCACTGGCCTGATCCGTGATGAACACGGCCAGAAGATGTCAAAATCTAAAGGCAATGTACTCGACCCTATCGATATCATTGATGGCATTGATATCGATTCATTGGTGGCAAAGCGCACTACCGGCATGATGAACCCTAAAGATGCCGAGAAAGTTTCCAAACGTACCCGCAAACAATTTCCAGAAGGCATTGCTCCTTATGGCACAGACGCGATGCGTTTTACTTTCTGCGCCATGGCCTCCACTTCACGCGATATCAACTTTGATCTTAATCGTGTAGAGGGTTACCGTAACTTCTGTAACAAGATCTGGAATGCTGCCCGCTATGTTCTGATGAACACTGAGGAGCAGGATACTGGCGTTAATGGTGGCGAGATAACTTTAAGCGTTGCAGACCGTTGGATTCAAAGCGAACTCCAAAAGACCATTACCGAATATGAAAAAGCTATTGTTAATTATCGTTTCGACCTGGCCTCTAACGCGCTTTATGAATTCACCTGGAATACTTATTGTGACTGGTACTTAGAGTTATCAAAGCCAATCCTTTATGGCGATGAATACAGTGAAGCTGAAAAGCGTGGCACCCGCCATACTTTAGTTTCAGTGCTCGAAAGCCTGATGCGCTTGCTGCATCCTTTCATGCCATTTATCACTGAAGAAATCTGGCAGCGCGTCGCACCATTGACAGGTATCAATACCAAAGAACAGACTAGTATAATGTTGCAACCATTCCCTGAAGTTCAGACCAACTTGGTTGATGAACAGTCTGATCAAGATATCGAATGGTTAAAAAAGATTATTGTTGGCGTGCGTAACATTCGTGGTGAAATGAATATTGCACCAGGTAAGCCACTTACAGTTTTATTCCGCAATGGTTCAGAACAAGACAAAACACGCTTAGAAAGCTATCAGAACTTCCTAAGCAAACTGGCAAAACTAGAGTCAATTGAATGGCTCCAAGCGGGCCAGGAAGCGCCAATGTCAGCCACTGCTCTAGCCGGAAAAATGGAAATATTGATTCCAATGGCTGGTTTGATTGATGTTGAGCAGGAAATGGCTCGCCTCAATAAAGAGAAAGAAAAACTTGGGAAAGAGCAGCAACGTATCAGTGGCAAACTGTCTAACAAAAACTTTACCGACAAAGCACCTGAAGCAGTAGTCAACAAAGAGAAGGAAAAGCTTGAGGACATAGAATCAACCTTGAGCAAAGTCGCTGAACAAATGAAACAACTGGAGTCATTATGA
- a CDS encoding class I SAM-dependent methyltransferase: MPSLRFRYQTIEFGDRGEMDIHLRTLRDKQQFSDRQQVAENLGISSASWPIFGVVWDSSRVLADIMHDFDIQGKRILEVGCGIGLASLVLNKRRANITATDYHPEVENFLNTNALLNNDAVIPFVRTGWADDDCGIGQFDLIIGSDLLYEDEHVELLSDFIDQHAKLQCEVILIDPGRGHHAKFSRKMVGLGYQHTQTAAIPNEAVAKGYKGQVLRYERS; this comes from the coding sequence ATGCCTTCCTTACGTTTTCGTTACCAAACGATTGAATTTGGTGATCGTGGTGAAATGGATATTCACTTGCGAACCTTGCGTGACAAACAACAATTTTCCGATCGACAACAAGTTGCTGAAAATCTTGGGATTAGCTCAGCAAGCTGGCCGATCTTCGGAGTGGTCTGGGATTCAAGCCGCGTGTTGGCCGATATCATGCATGACTTTGATATTCAGGGTAAACGCATACTGGAAGTGGGGTGTGGTATTGGCTTGGCAAGTTTGGTTTTGAATAAACGTCGCGCTAACATCACCGCAACCGATTATCACCCTGAAGTTGAGAACTTTCTTAATACCAATGCCTTATTGAATAATGATGCAGTGATTCCTTTTGTACGCACTGGCTGGGCCGATGATGACTGTGGAATAGGGCAGTTTGATCTGATTATTGGCAGTGATTTGTTATATGAAGATGAACATGTTGAGCTTTTGTCAGACTTTATTGATCAACATGCCAAGCTACAGTGTGAAGTGATATTGATCGATCCGGGCCGTGGTCATCATGCGAAATTTAGCCGCAAAATGGTTGGCTTAGGTTATCAGCACACCCAAACTGCCGCGATACCCAATGAAGCCGTCGCCAAAGGCTATAAAGGTCAGGTTCTACGCTACGAGCGGAGTTAG
- a CDS encoding phospholipase D-like domain-containing protein produces MAHSQMGVWIDHREAVLVGVSEKGISTRFFQSGVEEHIDEKRGSRSATPYGPQGVFAEDKADRRDQQILNQFYSEVASGISNAESLYIFGPAEAKKEFAKYLESHQNNSKLKVEIEAADKMTETQIIETVKKHFKYRPSLF; encoded by the coding sequence ATGGCTCACTCTCAAATGGGTGTTTGGATAGATCATAGAGAAGCTGTGCTGGTTGGCGTTAGTGAAAAAGGAATCAGCACACGTTTTTTTCAGTCGGGTGTGGAAGAGCATATTGACGAAAAACGTGGTTCCCGCTCTGCAACACCTTATGGGCCACAGGGCGTTTTTGCTGAAGATAAAGCTGACAGGCGTGACCAGCAAATACTCAATCAGTTTTACTCCGAAGTGGCTTCTGGAATTAGTAATGCTGAAAGCTTGTATATTTTTGGGCCAGCAGAAGCAAAGAAAGAGTTTGCTAAATACCTCGAAAGTCACCAGAACAACAGTAAGCTAAAAGTTGAAATTGAAGCGGCCGATAAAATGACAGAAACACAAATTATCGAAACCGTTAAAAAACATTTCAAGTATCGCCCGAGTTTATTCTGA
- a CDS encoding leucyl aminopeptidase, producing MEFFVKSGSPEKQKTGCLIVGVFESRKLSAQAQHIDEISDGYISAIVRRGDMEGKFGQTLLLHNVPHTSCERVLLVGCGKEREFDGSQYKKLSSKTIKFLHETGTTDAISCLPLLNVKGQDLYWKVRFAVEAANDSLYQFEELKSKKSETRRPLRKITLFVESRADLPEGEKAILHAQAISIGQSLTKDLANLPGNICNPSYLAKRAEDLAKHYSAMKTTILDESELEDMGAGAFVSVSQGSDQPGKLICMEYMAGGKDEKPVVFVGKGITFDTGGISIKPSASMDEMKFDMGGAASVFGVMQAIAEMNLPVNVVGVVAAAENMPSGRATRPGDVVTSLSGQTIEILNTDAEGRLVLCDALTYIERYDPDIVIDIATLTGAVIIALGHEASGMMSNHNGLANEIESASEVTNDRVWRLPIWEEYHQQLKSPVADFTNLGGRAAGSITAACFLAKFTKKYRWAHLDIAGTAWNSGAKKGATGRPVPLLSQIVLNRSK from the coding sequence ATGGAATTCTTTGTAAAAAGTGGCAGCCCAGAAAAACAAAAAACCGGTTGTCTTATTGTTGGCGTGTTTGAATCACGCAAATTATCCGCTCAAGCGCAGCACATTGACGAAATCAGTGACGGCTATATCAGTGCCATCGTTCGTCGTGGCGACATGGAAGGAAAATTTGGCCAAACCCTTTTACTGCACAACGTCCCTCACACCAGTTGTGAGCGTGTTTTACTCGTTGGTTGTGGCAAAGAGCGCGAATTCGATGGTTCTCAATACAAAAAACTCTCCAGCAAAACCATCAAGTTTTTGCACGAGACTGGCACCACAGATGCCATTAGCTGCCTACCATTATTAAATGTTAAAGGTCAGGATTTATATTGGAAAGTTCGTTTTGCTGTCGAAGCAGCTAACGACAGCCTGTACCAATTTGAAGAGCTGAAAAGCAAGAAGTCCGAAACGCGTCGCCCTCTTCGTAAAATTACTCTATTTGTTGAGTCTCGCGCTGACCTGCCTGAAGGCGAAAAAGCGATTTTACACGCACAAGCGATTAGTATTGGTCAGTCACTAACCAAAGACCTCGCCAACCTGCCCGGCAATATTTGTAACCCAAGCTATCTTGCAAAGCGTGCTGAAGATTTAGCTAAGCACTATAGTGCGATGAAAACCACTATATTGGATGAGTCTGAATTGGAAGACATGGGTGCAGGCGCTTTCGTATCGGTTTCACAAGGCTCAGACCAACCTGGCAAGCTGATTTGTATGGAATATATGGCTGGCGGTAAAGATGAAAAGCCGGTGGTTTTTGTCGGTAAAGGTATTACCTTTGATACAGGCGGTATTTCAATCAAGCCATCGGCATCTATGGATGAAATGAAGTTTGATATGGGCGGAGCCGCTTCTGTATTTGGTGTGATGCAAGCTATCGCCGAAATGAACCTTCCAGTGAATGTAGTGGGCGTAGTAGCTGCTGCAGAAAACATGCCTAGTGGTCGCGCGACTCGTCCTGGCGACGTAGTGACATCCTTGTCTGGTCAGACTATCGAAATCTTAAATACTGATGCAGAAGGTCGTCTGGTTTTATGTGATGCGCTAACCTATATCGAGCGTTATGACCCTGACATTGTGATCGACATTGCAACTCTTACTGGCGCAGTGATTATTGCTCTTGGTCATGAGGCGTCTGGCATGATGAGTAATCACAATGGCCTGGCCAATGAAATTGAATCGGCCAGTGAAGTGACCAATGATCGAGTATGGCGTTTACCGATTTGGGAAGAATATCATCAGCAACTTAAGAGTCCCGTAGCAGACTTTACCAACCTTGGTGGTCGTGCAGCAGGTTCGATTACTGCGGCCTGTTTCTTAGCTAAATTCACCAAGAAATATCGCTGGGCGCATTTGGATATCGCTGGTACTGCCTGGAATAGCGGTGCGAAAAAAGGCGCTACAGGTCGTCCTGTACCACTACTATCCCAAATCGTTCTAAATCGTAGTAAATAA